In Rosa chinensis cultivar Old Blush chromosome 1, RchiOBHm-V2, whole genome shotgun sequence, a genomic segment contains:
- the LOC112183464 gene encoding glutamate synthase [NADH], amyloplastic isoform X2: MLDWMHWVHSRFSTNTFPSWDRAQPMRVIGHNGEINTLRGNVNWMKAREGLLKCTELGLSKNELKKLLPIVDASSSDSGAFDGVLELLVRAGRSLPEAIMMMIPEAWQNDKNMDPDRRALYEYFSSLMEPWDGPALISFTDGRYLGATLDRNGLRPGRFYVTHSGRVIMASEVGVVDVPPEDVCRKGRLNPGMMLLVDFENHIVVDDEALKQQYSLARPYGEWLKRQKIELKDIVDSVHESDRVPPSIAGVVPASTDDDNMENMGVHGLLAPLKAFGYTVEALEMLLLPMAKDGVEALGSMGNDTPLAVMSNREKLTFEYFKQMFAQVTNPPIDPIREKVVTSMECMIGPEGDLTETTEEQCHRLSLKGPLLSIEEMEAIKKMNYRGWRCKVLDITYSKERGRKGLEETLDRICAEAREAIKKGYTTLVLSDRAFSPKCVAVSSLLAVGAVHQHLVKNLERTRVGLIIESAEPREVHHFCTLVGFGADAICPYLAVEAIWRLQVDGKIPPKSNGTIYSKDELVKKYFKASNYGMQKVLAKMGISTLASYKGAQIFEALGLSSEVIERCFAGTPSRVEGATFEMLARDGLHLHDLAFPSRAFPPGSAEAVALPNPGDYHWRKGGEVHLNDPFAISKLQEAARTNSVAAYKEYSKLIHQLNKACNLRGLLKFKNTEQQIDLDEVEPASEIVKRFCTGAMSYGSISLEAHTTLAIAMNRMGGKSNTGEGGEQPSRMEPLPDGSRNPKRSAIKQVASGRFGVSSYYLTNADELQIKMAQGAKPGEGGELPGHKVIGDIAVTRNSTAGVGLISPPPHHDIYSIEDLAQLIHDLKNANPGARISVKLVSEAGVGVVASGVVKGHADHVLIAGHDGGTGASRWTGIKNAGLPWELGLAETHQTLVANDLRGRTVLQTDGQLKTGRDVAIAALLGAEEFGFSTAPLITLGCIMMRKCHKNTCPVGIATQDPVLREKFAGEPEHVINFFFMVAEEVREIMSQLGFRTLNEMVGRSDMLEVDKEVTKGNEKLDNIDLSLLLRPAADIRPEAAQYCVQKQDHGLDMALDHKLISLSSSAIEKALPAYFETPICNVNRAVGTMLSHEVTKRYNREGLPADTIHIKFIGSAGQSLGAFLCPGITLELEGDSNDYVGKGLSGGKIVVYPPKGSKFDPKDNIVIGNVALYGATSGEAYFNGMAAERFCVRNSGARAVVEGVGDHGCEYMTGGTVVVLGKTGRNFAAGMSGGIAYVLDVDGKFLSRCNPELVDLDKVEGEDSMTLKMMIQQHQRHTKSLLASEVLADFENLLPKFIKVIPREYKRALANLREEATKQAVDQADEEAQEQEEEVEIKGKDAFEELKKMASASLNGTSNQVEDAETLKRPSEVSKAVKHRGFISYEREGVQYRDPKVRMNDWKEVMEETKPGPLVNTQSARCMDCGTPFCHQENTGCPLGNKIPEFNELVYQNRWHEALERLLETNNFPEFTGRVCPAPCEGSCVLGIIENPVSIKSIECAIIDKAFEEGWMVPRPPLKRTGKKVAIVGSGPAGLAAADQLNRIGHTVTVYERADRIGGLMMYGVPNMKADKVDIVQRRVNLMAEEGVNFVVNANVGNDSSYSFDRLREENNAIILAVGATKPRDLPVPGRELSGVHFAMEFLHANTKSLLDSNLENGNYISAKGKKVVVIGGGDTGTDCIGTSVRHGCTNIVNLELLPEPPRTRAPGNPWPQWPRIFRVDYGHAEVAAKFGKDPRTYEVLTKRFVGDENGVVKGLEVVRVKWEKDATGKFQFKEIEGSEEIIEADLVLLAMGFLGPEAVIAEKLGLERDNRSNFKADYGRFSTNVDGVFAAGDCRRGQSLVVWAISEGRQAAAQVDNYLCKEEEDHTNSNGIPESDLLKRHQEISKSHKTVASTP, from the exons ATGCTGGATTGGATGCATTGG GTACATTCTCGATTCTCAACAAATACTTTTCCCAGCTGGGATCGTGCTCAGCCCATGCGTGTCATTGGCCACAATGGAGAAATCAACACCCTTAGAGGAAATGTTAACTG GATGAAGGCACGTGAGGGACTGCTTAAGTGTACTGAACTTGGTTTATCAAAAAATGAGTTAAAGAAGCTGTTACCAATTGTGGATGCCAGTTCATCCGATTCAG GAGCTTTTGATGGTGTCCTTGAGCTTCTAGTTCGAGCTGGCAGAAGCCTCCCTGAAGCTATTATGATGATGATTCCTGAAGCATGGCAAAATGACAAAAACATGGATCCTGATAGGAGAGCACTGTATGAATATTTCTCATCTCTCATGGAGCCATGGGATGGGCCAGCTCTAATATCAT TTACTGATGGACGCTATCTGGGAGCTACATTGGATCGGAATGGACTCCGACCGGGTCGCTTTTACGTCACCCACAGTGGACGAGTTATTATGGCCAGTGAAGTTGGGGTTGTAGATGTACCTCCAGAAGATGTCTGCAGGAAAGGAAGACTTAACCCTGGAATGATGCTTTTGGTGGATTTTGAGAATCATATAGTGGTAGATGATGAAGCCTTGAAGCAGCAATATTCACTGGCAAGGCCGTATGGGGAGTGGCTTAAAAGGCAGAAGATTGAGCTCAAGGACATAGTTGATTCTGTTCATGAATCTGACAGGGTGCCTCCATCCATAGCTGGAGTTGTTCCT GCATCTACTGATGATGACAACATGGAAAACATGGGAGTCCATGGTTTACTGGCACCACTGAAGGCTTTTGG TTACACAGTTGAAGCCTTGGAAATGTTGTTGCTTCCTATGGCAAAAGATGGTGTAGAGGCTCTTGGGTCAATGGGAAATGATACCCCCTTGGCTGTTATGTCCAATAGAGAAAAGCTTACATTTGAGTATTTCAAGCAAATGTTCGCCCAAGTAACAAACCCTCCAATTGATCCAATTCGAGAAAAGGTAGTCACATCTATGGAATGTATGATCGGTCCAGAAGGTGATCTAACAGAAACCACTGAAGAACAATGCCATCGTCTCTCACTCAAAGGTCCTCTTTTAAGCATTGAGGAAATGGAGGCCATCAAAAAAATGAATTACAGAGGTTGGCGCTGTAAGGTTCTTGACATAACTTACTCCAAGGAACGTGGTAGAAAGGGATTGGAGGAGACCTTGGATAGGATCTGTGCTGAAGCACGCGAGGCAATTAAAAAGGGATATACCACACTGGTGCTTTCAGACAGAG CCTTCTCCCCAAAATGTGTTGCTGTAAGCTCACTCTTGGCTGTTGGTGCTGTTCATCAACATCTAGTTAAAAATCTTGAGCGCACGCGAGTAGGGTTGATAATTGAATCTGCTGAGCCACGTGAGGTACACCATTTCTGTACATTAGTTGGATTCGGTGCAGATGCCATCTGCCCCTACCTGGCTGTAGAGGCTATTTGGAGACTGCAGGTTGATGGAAAGATCCCACCAAAATCTAATGGTACAATATATTCCAAGGATGAACTGGTTAAAAAGTACTTCAAAGCAAGCAACTATGGAATGCAGAAGGTTCTTGCCAAGATGGGGATATCTACTTTGGCCTCTTACAAGGGTGCACAGATTTTTGAAGCTTTGGGTCTTTCATCTGAAGTGATTGAGAGGTGCTTTGCAGGAACTCCTAGTAGAGTTGAGGGGGCAACATTTGAGATGCTTGCTCGTGATGGACTTCATCTGCATGATTTGGCATTTCCCTCTCGGGCTTTTCCTCCGGGTAGTGCAGAAGCTGTGGCACTACCAAATCCAGGGGATTATCATTGGAGAAAAGGTGGTGAAGTTCACCTAAATGATCCTTTTGCTATTTCCAAGCTTCAGGAGGCTGCCAGAACTAACAGTGTGGCGGCATATAAAGAATACTCCAAGCTCATTCATCAATTAAATAAAGCCTGCAATCTCCGTGGTCTTCTGAAATTTAAAAACACAGAGCAGCAAATTGACTTGGATGAAGTGGAACCTGCCAGTGAAATTGTTAAACGGTTCTGTACTGGGGCAATGAGTTATGGATCAATATCATTGGAGGCACACACTACACTGGCCATTGCTATGAACAGAATGGGAGGAAAGTCAAATACAG GTGAGGGAGGTGAGCAGCCCTCTCGTATGGAGCCTCTTCCTGATGGTTCAAGGAATCCAAAGAGGAGTGCAATTAAGCAGGTTGCAAGTGGGAGATTTGGAGTTTCAAGTTACTATCTTACAAATGCTGATGAACTCCAAATAAAAATGGCTCAG GGGGCCAAGCCCGGTGAAGGAGGTGAGCTTCCTGGTCACAAGGTTATTGGAGACATTGCTGTTACCAGGAATTCCACTGCTGGTGTGGGACTTATCAGCCCACCTCCCCATCATGATATCTACTCAATTGAAGACCTTGCTCAATTAATTCATGATCTTAAG AATGCTAACCCAGGGGCTCGAATAAGCGTCAAGTTAGTGTCTGAAGCTGGTGTAGGAGTAGTTGCTAGTGGAGTTGTGAAGGGGCATGCTGACCATGTTTTAATTGCCGGACATGATGGAGGCACTGGTGCCTCCAGATGGACTGGCATTAAGAATGCTGGGCTTCCATGGGAACTTGGCTTGGCTGAGACCCATCAAACCCTGGTTGCTAATGATCTTCGTGGCCGCACAGTTCTCCAGACAGATGGCCAACTAAAAACAGGAAGAGATGTGGCCATAGCCGCACTTCTTGGTGCAGAAGAGTTTGGGTTCAGCACGGCACCCCTCATAACCCTTGGCTGCATTATGATGCGGAAGTGCCACAAGAACACCTGTCCTGTCGGAATTGCAACCCAAGATCCAGTACTTCGTGAGAAGTTTGCCGGAGAACCTGAACATGTTATCAACTTTTTCTTCATGGTAGCTGAGGAGGTGAGAGAGATAATGTCACAACTTGGTTTTCGAACTTTAAATGAAATGGTTGGTCGTTCAGATATGCTTGAAGTTGACAAAGAAGTTACTAAAGGCAATGAGAAGCTGGACAACATTGATCTTTCCCTGTTACTTAGACCTGCTGCAGACATTCGGCCAGAAGCTGCACAATATTGTGTTCAGAAACAGGACCATGGGTTGGACATGGCTCTTGACCACAAACTTATTTCGCTGTCCAGTTCTGCTATAGAGAAGGCTCTTCCTGCATACTTTGAAACACCGATTTGCAATGTGAATCGTGCTGTTGGAACAATGCTTAGTCATGAGGTGACCAAACGTTACAACAGGGAAGGGCTTCCAGCAGACACAATTCATATCAAATTCATTGGAAGTGCAGGCCAGAGCCTTGGAGCTTTCCTCTGCCCTGGCATCACACTTGAGCTTGAAGGTGACAGCAATGATTACGTTGGTAAAGGATTGTCTGGTGGCAAGATCGTAGTGTATCCCCCCAAGGGAAGCAAGTTTGACCCGAAAGACAACATTGTCATTGGTAATGTAGCTCTTTATGGTGCCACTAGTGGGGAGGCATATTTCAATGGAATGGCAGCAGAAAGATTCTGTGTTCGCAATTCAGGGGCAAGGGCAGTAGTTGAAGGTGTCGGTGATCATGGCTGTGAGTACATGACAGGTGGCACTGTTGTTGTGCTTGGGAAAACTGGCAGGAACTTTGCTGCTGGTATGAGTGGTGGCATAGCCTACGTTCTTGATGTGGATGGAAAATTTTTGTCCCGATGCAATCCTGAGCTTGTAGATCTTGATAAAGTTGAAGGAGAAGATAGTATGACTCTTAAGATGATGATACAGCAGCATCAGCGTCATACAAAAAGCTTGCTGGCCAGTGAAGTACTGGCTGATTTTGAGAATCTTTTGCCTAAATTCATCAAGGTTATCCCCAGAGAGTACAAGCGTGCACTTGCAAACCTGAGGGAGGAGGCCACCAAACAGGCAGTTGATCAAGCTGATGAAGAAGCTCAGGAGCAAGAGGAAGAGGTGGAAATAAAGGGGAAAGATGCATTTGAAGAACTTAAGAAGATGGCATCTGCATCTTTAAATGGGACATCCAATCAGGTAGAAGATGCTGAAACATTGAAGAGGCCCAGTGAGGTCAGCAAAGCTGTTAAACACCGGGGTTTCATTTCTTATGAGCGTGAGGGCGTTCAATACAGGGATCCCAAAGTTCGGATGAATGACTGGAAGGAAGTTATGGAGGAAACTAAACCTGGTCCACTTGTGAATACACAGTCAGCACGTTGCATGGACTGTGGCACTCCTTTCTGCCATCAG GAAAACACTGGGTGTCCTCTTGGTAACAAAATACCTGAGTTCAATGAATTGGTGTACCAGAATAGGTGGCATGAAGCATTAGAGAGACTCCTCGAGACAAATAACTTCCCTGAGTTTACTGGTCGAGTTTGCCCAGCACCTTGTGAAGGTTCATGTGTTCTGGGTATTATTGAGAATCCTGTCTCTATTAAAAGCATTGAATGTGCCATCATAGACAAGGCTTTTGAGGAAGGTTGGATGGTGCCACGGCCTCCACTCAAGAGAACTGG GAAAAAGGTTGCCATTGTCGGaagtgggcctgctgggctaGCTGCTGCTGATCAACTAAACAGAATAGGTCATACAGTGACAGTTTACGAGCGTGCTGATAGAATTGGAGGGCTGATGATGTATGGAGTGCCTAATATGAAGGCTGACAAAGTTGATATAGTTCAACGGCGGGTTAACCTTATGGCCGAGGAAGGTGTCAACTTTGTGGTCAATGCTAATGTTGGAAATGATTCTTCCTACTCGTTTGATCGCCTTCGGGAGGAGAACAATGCGATTATTTTAGCAGTAGGCGCAACGAAGCCAAG GGACCTTCCCGTACCTGGGCGAGAGCTGTCTGGAGTACATTTCGCTATGGAGTTTCTTCATGCAAACACCAAAAGCTTGCTTGATAGCAATCTCGAGAATGGTAACTATATTTCTGCCAAGGGTAAGAAGGTTGTGGTCATTGGTGGAGGTGACACTGGCACTGATTGTATTGGAACCTCTGTTCGCCATGGCTGTACTAACATTGTTAATTTGGAGCTTCTCCCTGAGCCACCACGAACAAGGGCACCAGGAAACCCTTGGCCACAG TGGCCTCGTATATTCCGAGTAGATTATGGGCATGCAGAAGTTGCAGCCAAGTTTGGCAAAGATCCAAGAACTTATGAGGTGCTGACTAAGAGGTTTGTGGGAGATGAGAATGGGGTTGTGAAGGGACTAGAGGTAGTACGTGTCAAATGGGAGAAGGATGCTACTGGCAAGTTCCAATTTAAGGAAATCGAGGGCTCTGAGGAGATAATTGAGGCCGATCTCGTCCTTCTAGCAATGGGGTTCCTTGGACCTGAAGCG GTGATTGCAGAGAAGTTGGGCTTGGAGCGTGACAATCGCTCAAACTTCAAGGCAGATTATGGTCGGTTCTCAACCAATGTGGATGGGGTCTTTGCTGCTGGGGATTGCCGGCGTGGTCAATCCTTGGTGGTGTGGGCAATCTCAGAGGGACGGCAAGCAGCTGCACAGGTTGACAACTACCTctgcaaggaagaagaagaccacACAAACAGCAACGGGATCCCTGAATCCGATCTATTGAAGCGGCATCAAGAAATCAGCAAGAGCCATAAGACAGTTGCAAGCACACCATAG